Proteins encoded by one window of Arachis hypogaea cultivar Tifrunner chromosome 1, arahy.Tifrunner.gnm2.J5K5, whole genome shotgun sequence:
- the LOC112800240 gene encoding LOB domain-containing protein 38 — MSCNGCRVLRKGCSETCMLRPCLQWIETPEAQGHATVFVAKFFGRAGLMSFISNVPEAQRPALFQSLLFEACGRTVNPVNGAVGLLWTGNWHVCQAAVETVLRGGTLRPSPEFMGMESAGPVVATDEASEAEVTCGDIWKKVRDPNPSCRFTSSRSTRVAAGAAGKRKRLEEVTKVQTAADLDLRLTPIFLQKIADYRRRPGSPSMTSEESVTTTAEIGGDQWGHSGERKVLNLFI; from the exons ATGAGTTGCAACGGTTGCCGAGTTCTCCGAAAGGGTTGCAGCGAGACATGCATGTTGCGCCCTTGCTTGCAGTGGATCGAGACACCCGAGGCCCAAGGACACGCCACCGTCTTCGTCGCCAAGTTCTTCGGCCGCGCCGGCCTCATGTCTTTCATTTCCAATGTACCGGAGGCCCAAAGACCCG CTCTGTTTCAGTCACTGCTGTTTGAAGCATGTGGAAGAACCGTGAATCCGGTTAATGGTGCTGTGGGGCTCTTGTGGACGGGGAACTGGCACGTGTGCCAGGCGGCAGTGGAGACGGTGCTCCGCGGAGGCACGTTGAGGCCCTCGCCGGAGTTTATGGGGATGGAATCGGCGGGTCCGGTGGTGGCCACCGACGAAGCATCGGAGGCAGAGGTCACGTGCGGTGACATATGGAAGAAGGTTCGAGATCCGAACCCGAGTTGCAGGTTCACAAGCTCACGGTCTACACGTGTTGCTGCCGGCGCCGCCGGGAAGCGTAAGCGGCTGGAGGAGGTGACGAAGGTCCAGACGGCGGCTGATCTTGATCTTCGTCTGACGCCGATCTTCCTTCAGAAGATCGCCGATTACCGGCGCCGTCCAGGATCGCCGTCGATGACGTCGGAGGAGTCCGTGACGACCACGGCGGAGATTGGAGGAGATCAGTGGGGTCACAGCGGTGAACGGAAAGTTCTCAACCTTTTCATTTGA
- the LOC112703070 gene encoding uncharacterized protein, with product MSKFKTIDTFFKRKDQENEDASTITTPILEGSSNFITSSSSLNSSKRPRLLPNQLDVFRLERDPGMRPMIWKFPPNKRDEIRRAYIKVGPNQPILDNYPFSGDKSHRRFQASWFKLFPSWLEYSIEDDAIYCFPCFLFAKEPSINTGSNAFIENGFRNWKKVNSGKECALLNHIGKGPNSFYHKALKSCDDLMKQSQHIDRLLHKQTSEEIEKNRIRLGASIDCIRWLTFQGCAYRGHDESQSSSNRGNFLEILKFLGSYNERVKQNVLENAPKNAKYTSNDVQKEILHILATKVRNSIREEIGDAKFCIIVDEARDESKKEQMAIVLRFVTLDGFVKERFFDLVHVTDTCATTLKKELISVLSHYNLQVENIRGQGYDGASNMRGEWNGLQASFLKDSPQAYYVHCFAHRLQLALVAASREVLQIHEFFTQLNSIVTIVSASSKRHDQLKEAQAIENANLVAQNELETGKGANQISTLQRAGDTRWSSHFNSICSLVKMFTATNIVLNNIIEDGTTYAQRGEAYGVSKILLSFEFVFTLHLMKEIMGITNVLCQALQQQSQDILNAMHIVSTSKLLLQQLRDGGWCNFFANVKDFCEKHEIEVPNMSAQYVFGRGRSRQPSVTVEHHYRIDVFLATIDSQIQELNSRFNEQTIELLTLSCALDPKDNFKSFNIEEISKLAEKFYPLDFPSNELNILKSQLQHYQHDIPNHLKGIGTLSELCNKLQETGKSRTYHMVDRLIRLVLTLPVSTATTERAFSAMKIVKTRLRSKMADEFLADNLWPKPSSIYPSYLIHLVDLMNVHLSILALIRATSKNMATWNLIYLEFATIIILLM from the exons ATGAGTAAGTTCAAAaccattgatacattttttaaaagaaaagatcaagagaatgaagatgcttCTACTATTACTACTCCAATACTTGAGGGGTCATCAAATTTCATTACTTCAAGTTCTTCATTGAATAGCTCAAAGCGTCCACGACTTCTTCCAAATCAACTGGATGTTTTTCGTTTGGAAAGAGATCCTGGAATGCGACCAATGATTTGGAAGTTTCCTCCAAATAAAAGAGATGAAATCCGTCGGGCTTATATTAAAGTTGGGCCAAATCAGCCAATTCTTGATAATTATCCATTTTCTGGTGATAAAAGTCATCGTCGCTTTCAAGCTTCATGGTTTAAATTGTTCCCATCTTGGTTAGAATATTCTATAGAAGATGATGCTATATATTGTTTTccgtgctttctttttgctaaggaaCCTTCAATCAATACGGGTTCAAATGCTTTTATTGAGAATGGTTtcaggaattggaagaaagtaaataGTGGAAAAGAATGTGCTCTTTTGAATCACATTGGCAAAGGTCCTAACTCATTCTATCATAAGGCGCTGAAATCATGTGATGATTTGATGAAACAATCACAACATATTGACAGACTTCTTCATAAGCAAACATCAGAAGAGATTGAAAAGAATCGAATTCGACTAGGAGCATCTATAGATTGCATTAGATGGTTGACATTTCAAGGTTGTGCATACAGAGGACATGATGAAAGCCAAAGTTCAAGCAACAGAGGTAACTTTTtggaaatattaaaatttttgggatCTTACAATGAAAGAGTGAAACAGAATGTTTTGGAAAATGCTCCAAAAAATGCTAAGTATACTTCAAATGATGTCCAAAAAGAAATTCTACATATTCTTGCTACTAAGGTGAGAAATTCAATTAGAGAAGAGATTGGAGATGCcaaattttgtattattgttgATGAAGCTAGAGATGAATCTAAAAAGGAGCAAATGGCCATTGTTTTGAGATTTGTTACTCTAGATGGTTTTGTTAAAGAGAGATTTTTTGATCTTGTGCATGTCACTGATACTTGTGCAACAACTTTAAAGAAAGAATTGATTTCTGTCCTTTCTCATTATAATCTCCAAGTTGAAAATATTAGGGGTCAAGGGTATGATGGTGCTAGCAACATGCGGGGTGAGTGGAATGGTTTGCAAGCTTCGTTTCTTAAAGATTCTCCACAAGCATACTATGTGCATTGTTTTGCTCATAGGTTACAATTAGCATTGGTGGCAGCTTCAAGAGAGGtacttcaaattcatgaattttttactCAATTAAACTCTATTGTCACTATTGTTAGTGCTTCTTCAAAAAGACATGATCAATTAAAAGAAgctcaagcaattgaaaatgcAAACTTGGTTGCTCAAAATGAATTAGAAACAGGCAAAGGTGCGAATCAAATAAGCACTTTACAAAGAGCTGGGGATACTCGATGGAGctctcactttaattctatttgcagTTTGGTAAAAATGTTTACTGCTACCAATATTGTTCTCAATAATATCATTGAAGACGGGACAACTTATGCACAAAGAGGTGAGGCTTATggtgttagtaaaatattattgtcatttgaatttgttttcacTTTGCACTTGATGAAAGAGATTATGGGAATCACTAATGTCCTTTGCCAAGCACTGCAACAACAATCTCAAGATATTCTTAATGCAATGCATATTGTTTCTACATCAAAGTTACTTCTTCAACAATTAAGAGATGGTGGATGGTGCAATTTTTTTGCAAATGTTAAAGATTTTTgtgaaaaacatgaaattgaagTCCCTAATATGAGTGCACAATATGtttttggaagaggtcgatctcgTCAACCAAGTGTGACAGTTGAGCATCATTATCGAATAGATGTATTCTTGGCAACAATTGACTCTCAAATACAAGAGTTGAATAGTAGATTTAATGAGCAAACAATAGAGCTTTTGACTTTGAGTTGTGCTTTGGATCCTAAGGACAATTTCAAATCATTCAATATTGAAGAAATCAGCAAGTTAGCAGAGAAGTTTTATCCCCTTGACTTTCCTTCTAATGagctaaatattttgaaatctcaGTTGCAACATTATCAGCATGATATACCAAATCATTTGAAAGGCATTGGTACACTTTCTGAATTGTGCAACAAGTTGCAAGAAAcgggaaaatcaagaacttatcaCATGGTTGATAGATTAATACGTCTTGTTTTGACTCTACCAGTGTCTACAGCAACAACAGAAAGAGCTTTTTCAGCAATGAAAATTGTTAAGACAAGACTCCGAAGTAAGATGGCTGATGAATTTCTTGCAGACAATTTG TGGCCTAAACCTAGCTCTATATACCCTTCGTACTTGATCCATCTTGTAGACCTTATGAATGTACACTTGTCAATCCTAGCACTGATTCGCGCAACAAGTAAAAACATGGCGACATGGAATCTGATATACTTGGAATTCGCCACAATCATAATCTTGCTGATGTAG